The following proteins are co-located in the Gemmatimonadaceae bacterium genome:
- a CDS encoding (2Fe-2S) ferredoxin domain-containing protein, whose product MGQYKHHVFVCTSGNTCPTQGSDAVHATLKRGAAAAGLKGIVRVNHAGCMNQCGHGPMVVVYPDDVWYAGVDVHGAERIVREHLLGGRVVEAYRHRAPPGDNKLVD is encoded by the coding sequence ATGGGTCAATACAAACATCACGTCTTCGTATGCACGTCCGGCAACACGTGTCCCACGCAAGGATCCGATGCCGTGCACGCGACGCTCAAGCGCGGCGCCGCGGCGGCGGGGCTCAAGGGCATCGTCAGGGTGAATCATGCCGGATGCATGAACCAATGCGGACATGGCCCGATGGTGGTCGTGTATCCCGACGACGTGTGGTACGCGGGCGTGGATGTGCACGGCGCGGAACGCATCGTGCGCGAGCACCTGCTGGGCGGCCGCGTCGTGGAAGCATACCGGCATCGTGCGCCGCCGGGCGACAACAAGCTCGTGGACTGA
- a CDS encoding DinB family protein, which translates to MPGVDPYLQPAAHALLMASEDLERAAGDLSPDELATRPGGAASVAFHLRHIAGSIERLLTYARGAALSDAQRRALVTESAEGNAPGDAAALIARARAAIAGAIEQFRATERATLLDARGVGKQQLPSTVLGLLFHVAEHTQRHVGQAIATGKAVRGLR; encoded by the coding sequence GTGCCTGGCGTCGACCCGTACCTGCAGCCAGCGGCGCACGCGCTGCTCATGGCGTCCGAAGACCTCGAGCGCGCCGCAGGCGACCTGTCGCCCGACGAGCTGGCAACGCGCCCCGGCGGCGCCGCGTCGGTGGCCTTTCACCTGCGACACATCGCCGGCAGCATCGAGCGGCTGCTCACGTATGCGCGCGGCGCCGCGCTCTCGGATGCGCAGCGCCGCGCGCTCGTCACTGAATCGGCCGAGGGCAACGCGCCGGGAGACGCCGCAGCGCTCATCGCGCGCGCACGCGCGGCGATCGCGGGCGCCATCGAGCAGTTTCGGGCGACCGAGCGCGCCACGCTGCTCGACGCGCGCGGGGTCGGCAAGCAGCAGCTGCCGTCGACGGTGCTGGGCCTGCTGTTCCACGTGGCCGAGCACACGCAGCGGCATGTCGGCCAGGCGATCGCCACCGGCAAGGCCGTGCGTGGTTTGCGTTAG
- a CDS encoding RNA polymerase sigma factor, with translation MADINRTIDAVWRIESAKLIASLTRLTRDVGLAEDLAQDALVAAMERWPETGIPDNPGAWLMATAKHRAIDHVRRGKMLDRTHQQLGAERDDEQDTPESALVESMDDEIGDELLRLVFIACHPVLPMEARVALTLRLLGGLATEEIARAFLVPVATMAQRIVRAKRTLSEACVPFDVPRGPDLKARLASVLQVIYLIFNEGYTATAGDDWIRPSLCEEAMRLGRIVGGLMPEESEVFGLVALMEIQASRLRARVGPAGEPILLLDQNRALWDHVLIRHALGCLEHAEGLGGTLGPYALQAEIAACHARARTGAETDWPRIAALYDALAQLAPSPVVELNRAVAVSMAFGPAAGLEIVNELRDEKALASYHLLPAVRGDLLAKLGRHAEAREEFERAAKLTQNARERELLLACAQTSGAPPDDGPTAA, from the coding sequence GTGGCGGACATCAACCGAACTATCGATGCGGTGTGGCGGATCGAGTCGGCGAAGCTCATTGCCAGCTTGACCCGCCTCACGCGCGACGTAGGCCTTGCCGAGGACCTGGCGCAGGACGCGCTGGTGGCGGCGATGGAGCGGTGGCCGGAGACGGGAATCCCCGACAACCCGGGCGCGTGGCTCATGGCGACCGCCAAGCACCGCGCGATCGACCACGTGCGACGCGGCAAGATGCTGGACCGGACGCACCAGCAGTTAGGCGCGGAGCGCGACGACGAACAGGACACTCCCGAGTCGGCCCTGGTGGAATCGATGGACGACGAGATCGGAGACGAGCTGCTGCGCCTGGTGTTCATCGCCTGCCATCCGGTGCTGCCGATGGAGGCGCGGGTGGCGCTCACGCTGCGCCTGTTAGGCGGGCTCGCGACCGAGGAGATCGCGCGCGCATTCCTGGTGCCCGTCGCCACGATGGCGCAGCGGATCGTGCGCGCCAAGCGCACGTTGTCGGAAGCGTGCGTGCCGTTCGACGTGCCGCGCGGCCCCGATCTCAAGGCGCGGCTGGCATCGGTGCTGCAGGTGATCTATCTGATCTTCAATGAAGGCTATACGGCGACGGCCGGCGACGACTGGATTCGCCCGTCGCTGTGCGAGGAAGCGATGCGGCTTGGCCGCATCGTGGGCGGGCTCATGCCTGAGGAATCGGAAGTCTTCGGTCTCGTCGCGCTGATGGAGATCCAGGCGTCGCGGCTGCGCGCCCGCGTAGGGCCGGCGGGCGAGCCCATCTTGCTGCTCGACCAGAACCGCGCGCTCTGGGACCACGTGCTGATCCGTCATGCGCTCGGCTGTCTCGAGCACGCCGAAGGGTTGGGCGGAACGTTAGGCCCGTACGCGCTGCAGGCCGAGATCGCGGCGTGTCATGCCCGCGCGCGCACGGGAGCGGAGACGGATTGGCCGCGCATCGCGGCGTTGTACGACGCGCTCGCGCAGCTGGCGCCGTCGCCGGTGGTCGAGCTCAATCGCGCCGTCGCGGTCTCGATGGCGTTTGGACCAGCGGCGGGCCTCGAGATCGTGAATGAGTTGCGCGATGAGAAAGCGCTCGCGAGCTACCATCTCCTGCCGGCGGTGCGGGGCGACCTGCTTGCGAAGCTGGGCCGTCACGCCGAGGCGCGGGAGGAATTCGAGCGCGCGGCCAAGCTCACGCAGAACGCGCGCGAGCGCGAGCTGCTGCTCGCGTGCGCGCAGACGTCAGGCGCGCCGCCCGACGACGGCCCAACGGCTGCCTAA
- a CDS encoding YciI family protein: MRFMILVKANAESEAGKLPTAQDLAEMTKFNEELAKAGVMLAGEGLHSSARGVRVRFGEGKPKVIDGPFTETKELIAGFWIWNVKSKEEAVEWLKRAPFKEGEVEIRQVFEADDFGSNLTPETKAREERIRAEVSKRHGR; this comes from the coding sequence ATGCGGTTCATGATCCTTGTGAAGGCCAACGCTGAGAGCGAGGCCGGCAAGCTGCCGACCGCGCAAGATCTGGCCGAGATGACGAAGTTCAACGAGGAGTTGGCTAAGGCGGGCGTCATGCTCGCCGGCGAAGGACTTCACTCCAGTGCGAGGGGCGTGCGGGTTCGCTTTGGCGAGGGCAAGCCGAAAGTCATCGATGGTCCGTTCACGGAAACCAAGGAGCTCATCGCCGGCTTCTGGATCTGGAACGTGAAGTCCAAGGAAGAGGCGGTCGAATGGCTCAAGCGCGCGCCGTTCAAGGAAGGGGAGGTCGAGATCCGGCAGGTTTTCGAGGCCGACGACTTCGGCTCGAATCTCACGCCGGAAACGAAAGCACGTGAGGAGCGCATTCGCGCCGAAGTATCGAAGCGGCACGGACGCTGA
- a CDS encoding glycosyltransferase family 87 protein, whose amino-acid sequence MMSNDKPLAASESFLGGTDLAAWLDRAMPWLIAAYVLAATLAWFTRTFTLHHHWTYPVFRQSFYHLLAHRNLYASDPAQGYDFFKYSPTFALLFAPFALLPSSVGLLVWDVANALAVLAAVAMVLPRRQAAIAAIVVLPEVFVSAQASQSNGLVAALIVCAFVALERSRLTAAAIAVAVGTAIKIFPLAAVTLALPRSTRWKFGWRIVVAGAVLAALPLGVISWPLLRQQYQWWANIEAVDALARGASAMGLLAGVVPGSWPNWPVQLAGTLVLLAPLVLRPGQWNDARFLRLYLCSLLVYVVLFNHQAERPSYVIAVTGVALWYAMSPRTLWRTLLVLLTLVGLREAPCLLVWIVIQYDLWTFRTAEPAVSDGVAAGSG is encoded by the coding sequence ATGATGTCCAACGACAAACCGTTGGCGGCGAGCGAGTCGTTCCTTGGCGGGACGGACCTCGCCGCGTGGTTGGATCGCGCGATGCCATGGCTCATCGCGGCGTACGTCCTCGCGGCAACGCTCGCGTGGTTCACGCGGACGTTCACGCTGCACCATCACTGGACGTATCCCGTCTTCCGGCAATCGTTCTATCACTTGCTTGCGCATCGCAATCTGTACGCGAGCGATCCGGCGCAGGGATACGATTTCTTCAAGTACAGTCCGACGTTCGCGCTCCTGTTCGCGCCGTTCGCGCTGCTGCCGTCGTCGGTTGGGCTGCTCGTGTGGGATGTCGCGAATGCGCTGGCCGTGCTCGCCGCGGTGGCGATGGTGTTGCCGCGGCGCCAGGCGGCGATTGCCGCGATCGTGGTGCTGCCGGAAGTGTTCGTGTCCGCGCAGGCATCGCAGTCGAACGGGCTCGTGGCCGCGCTCATTGTGTGTGCGTTCGTGGCGCTCGAGCGCTCGCGATTGACGGCGGCGGCCATCGCCGTCGCCGTCGGTACGGCGATCAAGATTTTCCCGCTCGCTGCGGTGACCTTGGCGCTGCCGCGGTCGACGCGCTGGAAGTTCGGCTGGCGGATCGTGGTGGCGGGCGCCGTGCTGGCCGCGCTTCCGTTAGGCGTCATCTCCTGGCCGCTGCTGCGGCAGCAGTACCAGTGGTGGGCGAACATTGAGGCGGTGGATGCGCTGGCCCGGGGCGCCTCGGCGATGGGATTGTTGGCCGGCGTCGTGCCCGGCTCGTGGCCTAACTGGCCGGTGCAGCTCGCGGGCACCCTCGTCCTGCTGGCGCCGCTCGTCCTGCGCCCGGGCCAGTGGAACGACGCGAGATTTCTGCGACTCTATCTCTGCTCGCTGCTCGTGTACGTGGTGTTGTTCAACCATCAGGCGGAGCGACCGTCGTACGTGATTGCCGTGACGGGCGTGGCGCTCTGGTACGCGATGTCGCCGCGCACGCTGTGGCGCACCCTGCTCGTGCTTCTCACGCTCGTTGGCTTGCGAGAAGCGCCGTGTCTGCTGGTCTGGATCGTGATCCAGTACGACCTGTGGACATTTCGCACCGCCGAGCCCGCTGTAAGTGACGGAGTGGCCGCTGGTTCCGGGTGA
- a CDS encoding tRNA-binding protein, giving the protein MATVDDFLTLDIRVGTVVAAEPFPEARKPAIKLRIDFGPALGVKRSSAQLTVHYTPEQLVGRQVVAVVNFPSRRIAGFESDVLVLGAMPTEREVILLCVDRAVDDGTRIG; this is encoded by the coding sequence ATGGCCACCGTCGATGACTTCCTCACGCTCGACATCCGCGTCGGCACCGTCGTCGCGGCCGAGCCGTTTCCCGAAGCGCGAAAACCCGCGATCAAACTGCGCATCGATTTCGGGCCTGCGTTGGGCGTGAAACGATCGAGCGCCCAACTCACGGTCCATTATACACCGGAGCAACTCGTGGGACGGCAGGTCGTGGCCGTCGTGAATTTTCCTTCTCGTCGCATCGCCGGCTTCGAAAGCGACGTGCTGGTGCTCGGCGCCATGCCGACGGAACGCGAGGTCATTCTGCTCTGCGTCGATCGCGCCGTCGACGACGGCACGCGCATCGGCTAG
- a CDS encoding sulfurtransferase — MATATTPAAAPDKTILAKGYTHPELLVSTEWLAANLDNPSIRIIESDEDVLLYDMGHIPNAQKVDWHADLNDPIVRDYVDREHFQELLRSRGIDDSKTVVFYGDKNNWWACYALWVFRLFGFENARVLDGGRVKWEQEGRRLIADVPHFQRSNYTAPERKDAPIRAFREETLSHAKAELPLIDVRSPDEFSGKKTHMPEYPQEGVLRGGHIPGAKNVPWARAANPDGTFKSADELRSIYEKEAGLKPSDDVIAYCRIGERSSHTWFVLTYLLGYDKVRNYDGSWTEWGNSVRLPIEKGATA; from the coding sequence ATGGCAACCGCGACCACACCCGCCGCCGCGCCGGACAAGACGATTCTGGCCAAGGGATACACCCATCCGGAACTGCTCGTCTCCACCGAATGGTTGGCGGCCAATCTCGACAATCCATCCATCCGCATCATTGAGAGCGACGAAGATGTGCTGCTCTACGACATGGGCCACATTCCGAACGCACAGAAAGTCGATTGGCACGCCGACCTCAACGATCCGATCGTGCGCGACTACGTCGACCGCGAGCACTTCCAGGAGCTGCTCCGCTCGCGCGGCATCGACGATTCGAAAACGGTCGTCTTCTACGGCGACAAGAACAACTGGTGGGCCTGCTACGCGCTCTGGGTGTTCCGTCTCTTCGGATTCGAGAACGCGCGCGTGTTGGATGGCGGACGCGTGAAGTGGGAGCAGGAGGGGCGCCGGTTGATCGCCGATGTGCCGCACTTTCAGCGCAGCAACTACACCGCGCCCGAACGCAAGGACGCGCCCATTCGCGCGTTTCGCGAGGAGACGCTCAGCCACGCGAAGGCGGAGCTGCCGCTGATCGACGTCCGCTCGCCGGACGAATTCAGCGGTAAGAAAACGCACATGCCCGAATATCCGCAGGAAGGCGTGCTGCGCGGCGGACACATTCCGGGCGCCAAGAACGTTCCGTGGGCGCGCGCCGCGAATCCCGACGGCACCTTCAAGAGCGCCGATGAGTTGCGCAGCATCTACGAGAAGGAAGCGGGCCTCAAGCCGAGCGACGATGTGATCGCGTATTGCCGCATCGGCGAGCGTTCGTCGCACACCTGGTTCGTGCTCACGTATCTGTTAGGCTACGACAAAGTGCGCAACTACGACGGGAGTTGGACCGAGTGGGGCAATTCCGTGCGCCTCCCGATCGAGAAAGGGGCGACCGCGTGA
- a CDS encoding OsmC family protein: MTDPTSGAAPAAVVKHKPNRVELVWHAEHRFTAGRPGGPTLPIDGDGITAPGPVDTMLSSLAGCASVDVIDILAKRRTPIQALRVEVVGRRVETIPRRLSHVLLRFHITAQGLDRENAERAVQLSVEKYCSVRSSLDRDIPVEWEVELH; encoded by the coding sequence GTGACCGATCCGACGAGCGGAGCCGCACCGGCGGCCGTCGTGAAGCACAAGCCTAACCGCGTCGAGCTCGTGTGGCACGCGGAGCATCGCTTCACGGCCGGCCGGCCGGGCGGCCCAACGCTGCCGATCGATGGTGACGGCATCACGGCGCCCGGGCCGGTGGACACGATGCTTTCTTCGCTGGCCGGCTGCGCATCCGTGGATGTGATCGACATTCTCGCCAAGCGACGCACGCCCATCCAGGCGCTGCGCGTCGAAGTCGTGGGCAGGCGCGTCGAGACGATTCCGCGCCGTTTGTCCCACGTGCTCCTCCGTTTCCACATCACCGCCCAGGGCCTCGATCGCGAGAACGCCGAGCGCGCCGTGCAGTTGTCGGTGGAGAAATACTGCTCGGTGCGCTCGTCGCTCGACCGCGACATTCCGGTCGAGTGGGAGGTGGAGCTGCACTGA
- the cysK gene encoding cysteine synthase A: MSTIVHPTVSSAIGRTPMIRLERVVEPDMAEVWVKMEGMNPGGSIKDRTALGMVVDAEQRGLLHPGGTIVEPTSGNTGVGLAQVAAARGYRLILCLPAQMSEERKRTLLAYGAELVLTDPERRMLAAIEEAERIRDTTGAWMPNQFSNPANPRVHYDTTGPEIWEQMAGRVDAFVYGSGTGGTISGVGRFLKERDSRIQVITVEPARSAVLSGGARGEHRFQGMGPGFIPDNLDRSVIDRVVTAWEEDAFPLARRLAREEGLFVGMSSGAIAFWALRIARELGPGKRVAMIAPDSGARYLSTALFAEPDRAAS, encoded by the coding sequence ATGTCGACGATCGTCCATCCCACGGTCTCCTCCGCCATCGGCCGCACGCCGATGATCCGCCTCGAGCGCGTCGTGGAGCCGGACATGGCCGAAGTGTGGGTCAAAATGGAGGGGATGAATCCCGGGGGCTCGATCAAGGACCGGACTGCGTTAGGCATGGTGGTCGACGCCGAGCAGCGCGGCCTCCTGCACCCGGGCGGCACGATCGTCGAACCGACATCGGGTAACACCGGCGTGGGGCTCGCGCAGGTGGCCGCGGCCCGCGGCTACCGGCTCATCCTCTGCCTTCCGGCGCAGATGAGCGAAGAGCGCAAACGCACGCTCCTCGCGTACGGCGCCGAGCTCGTGCTCACCGATCCCGAACGGCGCATGCTCGCCGCCATCGAGGAAGCCGAGCGCATCCGCGACACCACCGGCGCCTGGATGCCTAACCAGTTCTCCAACCCGGCCAATCCGCGCGTGCACTATGACACCACGGGCCCGGAGATCTGGGAGCAGATGGCCGGCCGCGTCGACGCGTTCGTGTACGGATCGGGCACCGGCGGCACGATCAGCGGCGTCGGCCGTTTTCTCAAGGAGCGCGACTCCCGCATCCAGGTGATCACCGTCGAACCCGCACGCTCGGCCGTGCTCAGTGGAGGAGCGCGCGGCGAGCATCGTTTTCAGGGCATGGGACCTGGCTTCATCCCGGACAACCTCGATCGTTCCGTCATCGATCGCGTCGTCACGGCGTGGGAGGAAGACGCGTTCCCGTTGGCGCGCCGGCTCGCACGCGAGGAAGGATTGTTCGTCGGCATGTCGAGCGGCGCCATCGCGTTCTGGGCGCTGCGCATCGCGCGGGAGCTGGGTCCGGGGAAACGCGTCGCGATGATCGCGCCGGACTCCGGGGCGCGGTACCTGTCGACGGCGTTGTTTGCGGAACCGGATCGCGCCGCGTCCTGA
- a CDS encoding zf-HC2 domain-containing protein, which translates to MFLTETEIVAMDCTDVVRQLWDYLDGELTDESMDAIRGHLAECRQCYPQFDFERTFLEAVAATRREHPAPNMVRRKVLAKLRKAGLEF; encoded by the coding sequence GTGTTCCTCACCGAGACAGAGATCGTCGCCATGGACTGTACCGACGTCGTTCGCCAACTCTGGGATTACCTGGACGGCGAGCTCACGGACGAGTCGATGGATGCCATTCGGGGGCACCTCGCCGAGTGCCGGCAGTGCTATCCGCAGTTCGACTTCGAGCGCACGTTTCTCGAGGCGGTGGCAGCGACGCGGCGCGAGCATCCGGCGCCCAACATGGTGCGGCGCAAGGTGCTGGCCAAGCTGCGGAAGGCGGGCCTCGAGTTCTAA
- a CDS encoding sigma-70 family RNA polymerase sigma factor, whose protein sequence is MDGTLTAAESHRVDSRRFEVEALPWLDDVYRFALSMTRDESDADDVVQETFLRAYRSWHTFEPGSECRKWLFTICRNVFLRLRERERRRVDYGGDDAQLEALASGQEIVGSIGEHADILSHVDLAPALERAIGDLPEVFRSAVVLVDVEGMAYNEAASVLGVPVGTIRSRLFRGRRLLQESLVMFARDAGLPTRAACEV, encoded by the coding sequence ATGGATGGAACGCTGACCGCCGCTGAGTCGCACCGCGTCGACTCGAGACGCTTTGAGGTTGAAGCGTTGCCCTGGCTGGACGATGTGTACCGGTTCGCGCTCTCGATGACGCGCGATGAATCCGATGCCGACGACGTCGTCCAGGAGACCTTTCTCCGCGCGTACCGCTCGTGGCACACCTTCGAGCCCGGCAGCGAATGTCGGAAGTGGCTCTTCACGATCTGCCGGAACGTTTTTCTCAGGCTTCGGGAACGAGAACGGCGTCGTGTGGATTACGGCGGTGATGATGCGCAGCTCGAAGCGCTTGCATCGGGGCAGGAGATCGTGGGGTCGATCGGCGAGCACGCCGACATCCTCAGCCACGTGGATCTCGCGCCGGCGCTCGAGCGCGCGATTGGAGACTTGCCGGAGGTATTCCGCTCTGCCGTCGTGCTGGTTGACGTCGAAGGGATGGCATACAATGAAGCAGCGTCCGTGCTCGGCGTCCCGGTCGGAACGATCCGATCGCGCCTGTTTCGCGGACGGCGGTTGTTGCAGGAGTCGCTCGTGATGTTCGCGCGAGACGCGGGACTGCCCACGCGCGCTGCATGCGAGGTCTAA
- the pqqB gene encoding pyrroloquinoline quinone biosynthesis protein PqqB, whose protein sequence is MTLLGTAAGGGFPQWNCWCPSCRTAREAPERARARTQSSIAVSADGARWFLLDASPDVREQIATLPTARTTETRYVPIDGIALTDAELDHTLGIELLREGRALHLYATASVLGTLERDSRILPVTRAFACVDVTVLEANGMAAALRYRDGTASGLSLEAVEVAGDPPRFASSNEPGHTVGLLVHDGTTGGTCAFVPGSAALDDALAGRLAGADVALLDGTFFTDDEPQRVGLGDRTAVQMGHAPISGTAGTLGRFWGLPCRHKVYTHINNTNPILIEDSPERRTVERAGVVVGADGMTFQI, encoded by the coding sequence GTGACGCTGTTGGGGACCGCAGCCGGCGGCGGATTCCCGCAATGGAATTGCTGGTGTCCGTCCTGCCGCACGGCTCGCGAGGCGCCTGAGCGAGCACGCGCTCGCACGCAATCCTCGATCGCGGTCAGCGCCGACGGTGCACGCTGGTTCTTGCTGGACGCCTCGCCCGACGTGCGCGAGCAGATCGCGACGCTGCCCACCGCGCGGACCACCGAAACGCGCTATGTGCCGATCGATGGCATCGCCCTCACCGACGCCGAGCTCGACCACACGTTAGGCATCGAGCTGTTGCGCGAGGGGCGCGCGCTGCACCTCTACGCGACGGCTTCCGTGTTAGGCACGCTCGAGCGCGACTCCCGCATTCTCCCGGTCACGCGCGCCTTCGCCTGCGTCGATGTCACCGTCCTCGAGGCGAACGGGATGGCGGCGGCGCTCCGCTACCGCGACGGGACGGCGAGCGGCCTCTCGCTCGAGGCCGTCGAGGTGGCAGGCGACCCGCCGCGCTTCGCGTCCTCGAACGAGCCCGGTCACACGGTGGGCCTCCTCGTTCACGATGGCACCACCGGCGGGACCTGCGCGTTCGTCCCAGGGTCGGCAGCGCTCGACGACGCCCTCGCCGGCCGTCTCGCAGGCGCGGACGTTGCGCTCCTCGACGGCACCTTTTTCACCGACGACGAGCCGCAACGCGTTGGCCTGGGCGACCGCACCGCCGTGCAGATGGGTCACGCGCCCATCAGCGGGACCGCGGGCACCCTGGGCCGCTTCTGGGGGCTCCCTTGCCGTCACAAGGTGTACACGCACATCAACAATACGAACCCGATCCTGATCGAAGATTCTCCGGAACGCCGCACCGTGGAGCGCGCGGGCGTCGTCGTCGGAGCTGACGGGATGACATTTCAGATCTGA
- the pqqC gene encoding pyrroloquinoline-quinone synthase PqqC translates to MAASSFTTMSAPPPPPIPRLERPLVPNELADALRAFHSSYYVEHPFHQLMHDGQLTQRQLQGWVANRLCYQRAVPRKDGAILSNCPVPAVRRQWIQRLIDHDGTREGEGGIEKWIQLGIGLGLSREEMDDERYVLPGVRFATEAYVTFCKTKPWVDAVAASLTELFAPDIMRRRLASMPKNYPWIKPEAYAYFESRLTQAPRDSAEGLAIVTRYCTTVETQQRAFEALRFKIEMLWAMIDTIHHAYREE, encoded by the coding sequence ATGGCCGCTTCGTCATTCACCACCATGTCGGCTCCGCCGCCGCCGCCGATCCCGCGGCTGGAGCGGCCGCTCGTGCCTAACGAGCTGGCCGACGCGCTGCGCGCCTTCCACTCGTCGTATTACGTCGAGCACCCGTTCCATCAGTTGATGCACGACGGCCAGCTGACGCAGCGGCAGCTGCAAGGGTGGGTCGCCAACCGCCTGTGCTATCAGCGGGCGGTGCCGCGCAAGGACGGGGCGATTCTCTCGAACTGCCCGGTCCCCGCGGTCCGCCGGCAGTGGATCCAGCGCCTCATCGACCACGACGGAACGCGCGAGGGCGAAGGCGGCATCGAGAAATGGATCCAGTTAGGCATCGGACTGGGCCTCTCGCGCGAGGAGATGGACGACGAGCGCTACGTCCTGCCGGGCGTCCGCTTCGCCACCGAGGCGTACGTCACGTTCTGCAAGACCAAGCCGTGGGTCGATGCGGTGGCCGCGTCGTTGACGGAGCTGTTCGCGCCGGACATCATGCGCCGCCGCCTCGCGTCGATGCCGAAGAACTATCCGTGGATCAAGCCCGAGGCGTACGCGTACTTCGAGAGCCGCCTGACGCAGGCGCCGCGGGACAGCGCCGAAGGGCTGGCGATCGTGACCCGGTACTGCACCACCGTCGAAACGCAGCAGCGCGCGTTCGAGGCGCTGCGGTTCAAGATCGAGATGCTGTGGGCCATGATCGACACGATCCACCACGCCTACCGCGAGGAATAG
- the pqqD gene encoding pyrroloquinoline quinone biosynthesis peptide chaperone PqqD, with product MGFGGGTRPRLWRFARVDFDPVRQRRVLLYPEGAILLNDTAAEILALCDGERTIDAIAAALGERYGADVRADVLEYLDKLGERELVRDAAAPPSVPTSP from the coding sequence GTGGGATTCGGCGGCGGCACGCGGCCCCGGCTCTGGCGGTTCGCCCGCGTCGACTTCGACCCGGTGCGCCAGCGTCGCGTGCTGCTGTATCCGGAGGGGGCGATCCTGCTCAACGACACCGCGGCCGAGATCCTTGCGCTGTGCGACGGCGAGCGGACGATCGACGCGATCGCCGCGGCGTTGGGCGAGCGCTACGGCGCCGACGTGCGGGCCGACGTGCTCGAGTACCTGGATAAGTTGGGCGAGCGCGAGCTCGTTCGCGACGCCGCCGCGCCACCCTCGGTCCCCACCTCCCCGTGA